The Chitinophaga lutea genome contains the following window.
CGCGCAGACATAGACGCCCTGCCGATCGAAGAAGCGAACGACGTACCTTACAAGTCGCAAACTCCCGGCGTGATGCACGCCTGCGGGCACGATGTGCATACCACCGTAGTGCTGGGCGCAGCCCGCATTCTGCAGGAAGTGCGCGACGAATTTGAAGGTACCGTTAAGATATTGTTCCAGCCGGGTGAAGAAAAACATCCCGGCGGGGCCAGCCTCATGATCAAAGACGGGGCCCTCGAAAACCCCAAACCCCAGGCCATCCTGGGCCTTCACGTATTGCCCACCATGGAAACCGGGAAGCTGGGATTCAGGGCGGGACAGTACATGGCCAGCGCAGATGAAATCTATATCACGGTAAAAAGCAAAGGCGGGCACGCAGCCGCGCCCCACCTCACCGCCGATACCATCCTGATTGCATCGAACCTCGTGGTGAGCCTGCAGCAGATCATCAGCCGCAACAACAACCCGTTCTCCCCTTCCGTATTGTCCATCTGCGCATTCAACGGCGGCTTCACCACCAACGTGATTCCCAGCGAAGTGAAGCTGATGGGCACTTTCAGGGCGATGGACGAAACATGGCGTTTCAAGGCGCACGAACTTATCCGCAAACAAAGCACCGAGCTCGTGCATGCCATGGGCGCGGAAATAGACATAGATATCCTCGTGGGTTATCCCATGGTATATAACAACGAAGGCGTTACCGCTACCGCCCGCTCGCTGGCAGAAGACTTCATCGGCCGCGATAATGTGGAAGACACCGAGCTGCGCATGGGCGCCGAAGATTTCGCTTTCTACTCACAGGTGATCCCCGCCTGCTTCTTCCGGCTGGGCACCGGCAACAAAGCCCGCGGCATCACTGCAGGCGTGCACACGCCCCTGTTCGACGTGGATGAAAATGCGCTGGAAATCGGCGCCGGCACCATGGCTTACCTCGCTACACAATTCTGAAAATAAAAACCGTTCCGATCGATATCGGAACGGTTATGACATTTTTAGTGAGACTAGAATTATTGTTTCGTAACAACAGTCTTGGGCGCATGCAGTCCGGATGGCACCATCTCCACCATTCTGGCCGCGCTTGCTGATATGGAAATGATGCTCGTCGAATCCACCATACCAGGTTTTAATGCTTTTATCGTATAGGATTGTTTGATCGAGAGTTCACTCTGTGCCTTCAGGTCATATGCCAGCGTATCGATGTCGGCCTGCTGAAGATCTACTTTAGCATTGCCGGCTACGGACAGGTGCAGTTGCGGCAAATTCACGTCCAATGCAGAAATGGAGCCGGAAGGTAATACCTCTACTTTCAGCGGGGTTACCTGGCGGCAGGGCCAGAGGCTCACCGAACCATCGCCTGCGGATACACCATCCAGCTCCGGAGCATACAGGATTGTCGATCCGCCCCAGTAATAGAAGTCCATATCGCCCTGCTCATTCAGCTTGTACGAGATAAACAACGTATCGGCATGATAACTGTATTCCAGCATGTCCTTCCACCGCCGGTCAATGTCGATGCGATAGGTATTGCCCCTGGCCACCGCTAGGCGCAGCTGCTGGTTGTTGCTCATCGTTTTTTCCCGGCCGCCTTTCCGGTATACCACTTTACCGTTGTACACCACATATTTAAACGGCTTCAGTTCGTGGATAACAGGGGGCTTCGCCGAGTCCGGTCTTCTCCTGGTAATATTGCCTTTCACGAACTGGTCTTTCAGCAACAGGTTGAATACCACCATCAGCACGGGCATCAATATGAAGAATACGATCAATAATTTACTGCTTGTTTTCATGAGGTTGCCAGATTTTAGTTTGCTTTAACATGCTGCTGTTTATATTTTTCGTACCGTCCTTTCAATTCATCCAGTTCGATGCCCAGCAGGAACATCTTCCGGAAAAATTGGGGAAGCTCTTCCTGGAGGAATTGCTCTTTGCGGAGCACCGCGATTTTTTTCACCGCGTCGTCGCTGACGAAGTAGCCCATGCCCCGGCGGGTATAGATGATGCCCTGCTGCTGCAGGTGCTCGTAAGAGCGCATCACGGTGTTCGGGTTCACTTCTAGTGTAACGGCCAGTTCGCGGACCGACGGCACTTTGGCATCCGGCGGCCAGTGACGCAACTGCACCTGGTCGCACACATAATCCGCTATCTGCAGGTAAATGGCCAGTGTATTATTGAATTCCATTTGTCAGTTTTTAAAGTTGCTGCTCACGTAATCTCAGCAGGGTAATGAACCATAGGAAAAACGGGAAGAAAATCAATACCGCCATCATTATTCCATATAAGGGAGAAGGCAGTTTCACTTCATAATACTCCTGTTCCCATCGATCGCCTCTTACCGCGTACCCCGACGCGAGGATGTTAAAGAACGGATTGGCACCATCGACCCGGAGCTCCCTTACATCTTCACCCAGCTTTTTGGACACCTCCTCCATCCTGGCGGGCCGGGCATTCGCCATCATCTTCCTGACCACTACATCGTTGAATCCCTGGAATCCGAGTATCACCACACATACCATCACCGCCGTTTTGACGAAGGTGTACCGGCGGAACCAGATGGCCCCCAGCATCACCATGGCCTGCATGAAATAAAACAGGAAGAGATATACCCTCAGCATGCCATCATCCAGCAAGAACACACGATTGACATGCCCCAGCGCGTAGAGGTCAACGAGATTGGTCAGCCACAGGCAGGCCAGGCAGATCATGGTATATAGCACCGGGAAAAGCACCAGTGTAAAGAGAATGGC
Protein-coding sequences here:
- a CDS encoding M20 metallopeptidase family protein, with amino-acid sequence MKERIQSLAKAYTPDLIACRRHLHSHPELSFQEYETSKFIQSKLDEYGIPYTAGVAGTGIVALIKGKNPDKKIVALRADIDALPIEEANDVPYKSQTPGVMHACGHDVHTTVVLGAARILQEVRDEFEGTVKILFQPGEEKHPGGASLMIKDGALENPKPQAILGLHVLPTMETGKLGFRAGQYMASADEIYITVKSKGGHAAAPHLTADTILIASNLVVSLQQIISRNNNPFSPSVLSICAFNGGFTTNVIPSEVKLMGTFRAMDETWRFKAHELIRKQSTELVHAMGAEIDIDILVGYPMVYNNEGVTATARSLAEDFIGRDNVEDTELRMGAEDFAFYSQVIPACFFRLGTGNKARGITAGVHTPLFDVDENALEIGAGTMAYLATQF
- a CDS encoding GntR family transcriptional regulator is translated as MEFNNTLAIYLQIADYVCDQVQLRHWPPDAKVPSVRELAVTLEVNPNTVMRSYEHLQQQGIIYTRRGMGYFVSDDAVKKIAVLRKEQFLQEELPQFFRKMFLLGIELDELKGRYEKYKQQHVKAN